A single window of Lentilitoribacter sp. Alg239-R112 DNA harbors:
- a CDS encoding aminodeoxychorismate synthase component I translates to MDISTRHIMFRDEIAGTSLSFESPHDIITAHTPEELIDVLREIELQSASGNWVAGYLSYEAGYCFEEKLKKIIPSNRRAPLACFGIFDNPSSSTTPATQAPADTNRTRFDRPVPLWDFDTYAEKFDQLTQHMKIGNCYQGNLTFPMTSQWQGNPFELFERLRDIQPVNHAAFVDLGGPIILSRSPEMFFQVDQEGWIESRPMKGTAPRGTTKIEDQAIITTLKNDPKNLSENVMIVDLLRNDISHICDAGSVCVPQLYELKTYATLHQLVSRVRGKVKAGTRFADIVQALFPCGSITGAPKIRTMEILTELEDHQPRDVYCGAIGWIAPSGAMQFNVPIRTISLYDDQTALFNVGGGVTLESTAKSEYEECLTKAKFATELAKISN, encoded by the coding sequence ATGGATATCTCAACTCGCCATATTATGTTCCGTGATGAAATTGCAGGAACCTCTCTGTCCTTTGAGAGCCCGCATGACATCATAACGGCACACACGCCGGAAGAACTCATAGATGTTTTGCGGGAAATTGAGTTGCAGAGTGCATCGGGCAATTGGGTTGCTGGATATCTAAGTTATGAGGCCGGGTATTGCTTTGAAGAAAAGTTAAAAAAAATTATCCCGAGCAACAGGCGTGCACCGCTTGCCTGTTTTGGCATTTTTGATAACCCTTCCTCAAGCACCACACCAGCAACCCAAGCGCCAGCTGATACCAATCGCACACGTTTCGACAGACCAGTTCCACTATGGGATTTTGATACCTATGCCGAAAAGTTCGATCAACTAACGCAACATATGAAAATCGGGAATTGTTATCAAGGGAATTTAACCTTTCCGATGACATCACAATGGCAGGGCAACCCATTTGAGCTATTCGAACGATTGCGTGACATTCAGCCTGTGAACCATGCAGCTTTTGTTGATCTTGGTGGACCGATCATCTTGTCCCGATCGCCAGAGATGTTCTTTCAAGTCGATCAAGAGGGTTGGATTGAATCACGACCCATGAAAGGCACAGCGCCACGTGGCACTACAAAAATTGAAGATCAAGCTATCATTACAACACTTAAGAATGACCCTAAGAACCTCAGTGAAAATGTTATGATTGTGGATCTGTTGAGAAATGATATCTCGCATATATGCGACGCCGGTTCTGTTTGTGTTCCACAGTTATATGAGCTGAAAACATATGCAACATTGCACCAATTGGTTAGTCGCGTTCGGGGCAAGGTGAAAGCCGGAACACGCTTTGCCGATATAGTACAAGCATTGTTTCCTTGCGGGTCCATCACGGGTGCTCCGAAGATTAGAACAATGGAAATATTGACCGAGCTTGAAGACCATCAGCCACGCGATGTATATTGCGGTGCAATTGGTTGGATAGCGCCCTCCGGAGCGATGCAATTTAATGTGCCCATTCGCACGATTAGTCTATATGATGACCAGACCGCCTTGTTTAACGTGGGCGGCGGCGTGACATTGGAATCAACCGCGAAATCTGAATATGAAGAATGTCTGACAAAAGCGAAATTTGCGACCGAACTGGCGAAGATTTCTAATTGA
- a CDS encoding SH3 domain-containing protein, producing MTNINSIAKNTIVALVAFAATLPLTTASHAGGYKAGYHAYVDGVASWDVLNMRKWPASYSQKVAAIPDNGWGIWVERCIYKEDASDWCKVKYADQWGWVNKKYITEYEY from the coding sequence ATGACAAATATTAATTCAATCGCTAAGAACACAATTGTTGCCCTTGTAGCTTTCGCGGCTACACTTCCTTTGACGACAGCAAGCCACGCCGGTGGCTACAAAGCAGGATACCACGCTTATGTGGATGGTGTTGCTTCTTGGGATGTTTTGAACATGCGAAAATGGCCGGCTTCCTATTCACAAAAAGTAGCTGCAATCCCGGACAACGGATGGGGAATTTGGGTTGAGCGCTGTATCTATAAAGAAGACGCTAGCGATTGGTGTAAGGTCAAATATGCTGACCAGTGGGGCTGGGTGAATAAGAAATATATCACCGAATATGAATATTGA
- a CDS encoding curlin, giving the protein MTSLTRKSMTSIATGITAITLVSLAVLPAQAGGQIQIDIAAQNSQDANAIKTGLAFYSIVKGIKSQGGITQNGNGNNAGVAQNGSGNQGIVHQHGNGHNGTVQQVGNNNSHGLFQFGKNTDAHANQNGNGNAGATFAFGW; this is encoded by the coding sequence ATGACTTCACTTACACGTAAATCAATGACTTCAATCGCAACTGGCATTACAGCTATTACACTGGTTTCATTGGCAGTTCTGCCCGCGCAAGCAGGTGGTCAAATTCAAATCGATATTGCTGCACAAAACTCCCAAGATGCAAATGCTATCAAGACAGGGCTAGCATTCTATTCAATTGTTAAAGGCATTAAATCTCAAGGTGGCATCACGCAAAATGGAAATGGCAACAATGCTGGCGTTGCGCAAAATGGATCAGGCAATCAGGGTATTGTTCATCAACACGGCAACGGTCACAACGGAACCGTTCAGCAAGTGGGTAACAATAACTCTCACGGTTTGTTTCAGTTTGGGAAAAATACTGATGCGCATGCCAACCAAAATGGTAATGGCAATGCAGGCGCAACATTTGCCTTTGGCTGGTAG
- the csgH gene encoding curli-like amyloid fiber formation chaperone CsgH: MIIKNKVVQVGFLASMLLPAIVGYSVVTVQALEANSDAALCQIEATQQGNTFLVKATVEAEHAGLGRYQFGISNGTGVNITQGGEFLTSNGEQQTLSQVVVSKGQAAYNANLHIIFDDQVAECQEIIK, encoded by the coding sequence ATGATTATTAAAAACAAAGTCGTTCAAGTTGGTTTTTTGGCAAGCATGCTACTACCAGCAATCGTGGGTTATTCCGTCGTTACCGTACAGGCCTTGGAAGCAAATTCTGATGCTGCATTATGTCAAATAGAAGCAACACAACAGGGTAATACGTTTTTGGTTAAAGCAACAGTTGAAGCCGAACACGCCGGCTTAGGACGTTATCAATTTGGTATTAGTAATGGCACTGGCGTAAATATCACTCAAGGTGGGGAATTCCTAACTTCTAATGGTGAACAGCAAACATTGAGCCAGGTTGTCGTGAGTAAAGGACAGGCTGCATATAATGCAAATCTGCATATCATATTTGACGACCAAGTTGCTGAATGTCAGGAGATAATCAAATAG
- a CDS encoding formate--tetrahydrofolate ligase, whose amino-acid sequence MMAFKTDIEIAREAKKQPIQEIGAKLGIPNDDLLPFGHDKAKVSAEFIKAQEGKKDGKLILVTAINPTPAGEGKTTTTVGLGDGLNSIGKKAAICIREASLGPCFGMKGGAAGGGYAQVVPMEDMNLHFTGDFHAITSAHNLLSAMIDNHVYWGNEQGIDIRRIVWRRVMDMNDRALRQITASLGGIANGFPREAGFDITVASEVMAILCLSNNLEDLQKRLGDIIVAYRRDRTPIYCRDIKADGAMTVLLKDAMQPNLVQTLENNPAFVHGGPFANIAHGCNSVVATKTALKLADYVVTEAGFGADLGAEKFMNIKCRKAGIAPDAVVLVATIRAMKMNGGVAKADLGSENVDAVKNGCANLGRHIENVKSFGVPVVVAINHFVTDTDSEVEAVKEYVASLGSEAILCKHWAHGSDGIQELAHQVVKMAESDMAAFHPLYPDDMPLFEKIETIAKRIYRADEVLADKKIRDQLRAWETAGYGHLPVCMAKTQYSFSTDPSLRGAPTGHSMPVREVRLSAGAGFIVVICGEIMTMPGLPRTPSAEQIMLNEEGLIEGLF is encoded by the coding sequence ATCATGGCCTTCAAAACTGACATCGAAATTGCGCGCGAAGCAAAAAAGCAACCCATTCAGGAAATTGGTGCAAAGCTAGGTATCCCAAATGATGATCTGCTACCGTTTGGCCATGACAAGGCAAAAGTATCTGCCGAGTTCATCAAAGCTCAGGAGGGTAAAAAAGACGGCAAACTAATTCTGGTTACGGCGATCAACCCGACACCAGCAGGAGAAGGCAAAACGACAACAACTGTCGGCTTAGGTGATGGCCTTAATTCAATTGGCAAAAAGGCAGCGATTTGTATTCGCGAAGCCTCATTAGGACCATGCTTTGGCATGAAAGGTGGCGCAGCTGGTGGTGGATACGCACAGGTTGTTCCAATGGAAGACATGAACCTTCATTTCACGGGCGATTTCCATGCCATCACATCAGCGCATAATCTATTGTCAGCCATGATTGATAACCATGTTTATTGGGGTAATGAACAAGGGATTGATATTCGACGCATTGTTTGGCGCCGCGTTATGGATATGAATGATCGTGCCCTTCGCCAAATCACGGCATCTCTCGGCGGGATTGCCAACGGCTTCCCACGCGAAGCTGGCTTTGATATCACAGTCGCATCAGAGGTTATGGCAATCTTGTGCCTATCCAATAATCTGGAAGACCTGCAGAAGCGTCTTGGCGATATCATCGTTGCCTATCGCCGTGATCGCACACCAATTTATTGCCGCGATATTAAAGCCGATGGTGCGATGACTGTTCTGCTCAAAGATGCGATGCAGCCAAACCTTGTTCAAACATTAGAAAACAATCCCGCCTTTGTGCATGGCGGACCATTTGCAAATATTGCTCATGGCTGCAACTCTGTTGTTGCGACAAAAACAGCTCTTAAGTTGGCTGACTACGTTGTTACAGAGGCAGGCTTTGGCGCTGATCTTGGCGCTGAAAAATTCATGAACATCAAATGCCGCAAAGCAGGCATCGCACCGGATGCCGTTGTGCTTGTGGCTACAATTCGTGCAATGAAAATGAATGGTGGCGTTGCGAAAGCTGATCTTGGCAGTGAAAATGTCGATGCCGTGAAAAACGGTTGTGCGAACCTAGGGCGCCATATTGAAAATGTGAAATCATTTGGCGTTCCGGTCGTTGTTGCGATCAACCATTTTGTGACTGATACCGATAGCGAAGTTGAAGCGGTTAAAGAATATGTGGCCAGCCTAGGTTCAGAAGCCATACTTTGTAAACATTGGGCGCATGGCTCTGACGGCATTCAGGAACTTGCCCATCAAGTGGTGAAAATGGCTGAAAGTGATATGGCCGCCTTCCACCCGCTCTACCCTGACGACATGCCATTATTCGAGAAAATCGAAACTATTGCAAAACGCATCTACCGCGCTGATGAGGTTCTTGCAGACAAAAAAATCCGAGACCAACTTAGAGCTTGGGAAACTGCAGGCTATGGCCATTTACCTGTTTGCATGGCCAAAACTCAATATTCATTCTCAACAGACCCTAGTCTTCGTGGCGCACCGACTGGCCACTCAATGCCTGTTCGTGAAGTTCGTTTATCCGCCGGCGCTGGCTTTATTGTGGTTATCTGCGGTGAAATCATGACAATGCCGGGCCTGCCTCGTACGCCGTCGGCAGAACAGATTATGCTTAATGAAGAAGGTTTGATCGAAGGCCTGTTCTAG
- a CDS encoding histidine phosphatase family protein, protein MPIARYLSHPQVLINPDKDVPKWSLNEIGQARVRQLTERITKDGILSDTKYVISSNETKALETAEPIVDILGCTLTICPLMHENDRSSTGFLKPDEFERVADQFFANPDVSARGWETAQHAQTRILQQVNESLSSHKHDDVLFVGHGGVGTLLYCALSGNEIHRKFDQGAANTGAVGGGNYFAFDINTKKPLHGWHAMEEMK, encoded by the coding sequence ATGCCCATTGCTCGATATCTCTCTCATCCCCAAGTTTTAATTAACCCGGACAAAGATGTTCCAAAATGGAGCCTGAATGAAATTGGGCAAGCGCGGGTGAGGCAGCTTACAGAGCGCATCACAAAGGATGGCATTCTTTCCGATACGAAATATGTGATTTCAAGCAACGAAACAAAAGCATTAGAAACCGCCGAACCAATTGTTGATATTTTGGGCTGCACATTAACGATCTGCCCTCTCATGCATGAAAATGACCGCAGCTCAACTGGCTTTCTAAAACCTGATGAATTTGAAAGGGTAGCCGATCAATTTTTCGCCAACCCTGATGTAAGCGCTCGAGGTTGGGAAACGGCTCAACACGCGCAAACACGCATATTACAACAGGTGAATGAAAGTCTCAGTTCTCATAAACACGACGATGTTCTTTTTGTCGGACATGGCGGCGTTGGCACATTGTTATATTGCGCATTATCAGGAAATGAAATTCACCGTAAGTTTGACCAAGGTGCAGCCAATACTGGTGCTGTCGGCGGTGGAAATTACTTTGCCTTCGATATCAACACAAAAAAACCATTGCATGGCTGGCACGCAATGGAAGAGATGAAATAA
- a CDS encoding curlin, translating to MTHKLVITAAIALGIFASPVMANDVSIQQFGFGNNAGGGQIGVHNIIGVFQDGINNDVTSTQDGHHNTAATGQVGVNNASTTDQLGSFNSAGVGQFGANHTSVLTQDGHGNIAAGVQVGNGCSADVDQNGAGNTAAFVQVCP from the coding sequence ATGACACATAAACTCGTAATCACAGCAGCAATCGCACTTGGCATCTTCGCAAGTCCAGTTATGGCAAATGATGTTTCCATCCAACAGTTCGGCTTTGGTAACAATGCCGGTGGCGGACAAATTGGCGTTCATAATATAATTGGTGTTTTTCAAGATGGCATTAATAATGACGTAACCAGCACGCAGGATGGTCATCACAACACGGCTGCAACTGGTCAAGTAGGCGTGAATAATGCGTCAACGACGGATCAGCTTGGAAGCTTTAACTCGGCTGGCGTTGGCCAATTTGGTGCCAATCATACATCAGTTCTAACACAAGATGGCCATGGCAATATCGCCGCTGGTGTTCAGGTTGGTAATGGTTGCTCTGCGGATGTTGATCAAAATGGCGCAGGTAATACGGCAGCCTTTGTTCAAGTTTGCCCCTAA